The DNA region atgtagattttatttcattaattcagatATCTTTATTCCAGATCAATTTACGCTGTAAGAATTGTCAGATTAATTACGGCTTTGATAAATATGGCTCCACTGAAAAaggatattcattttatcacgAAATGAGAGACTCGATTGTTGCAACTGATGGGATAATTATTGACCACAGTCTTTACAATTTCTAGAGATTGTTATCGTAAGTCAACttaaatttgaacaaaaaaatTCATGGCTTGAACTAGGTGATATATGTTATTAGATTTGTAATCTTTCATCATTTTAGCCTCCATTCTTGGGTTTCGTTTCAAGGTTTTGCCGAAAGCTTTATTGATGCTTATATTTTAGAGAAAGGTGAGTTTTAGAGGTTTTGAATTCGTGAAATACTCACTCAGtttatctgtaattatttttgatgCTTTAGATATTGATCGGCGTGTGTGGGCTGAAGCTTTTTGGTGGGCGGAACTTGAAACAGAATTGCGCGAACTCGACCTACACACTAAATTCAAGTTCACCAAAGATGCAGACTGTGAAGATTGTATGGTCATGATAGATAATCTTCGAAAGTGGACAACATACGCTCGCCCACCAAGCGACTGTACAAGTGCCTGCAAAATGCCAGGTACAGTAATTCCAGTAATTGATGTACACACACTTTTGTATCTTATTTGGTAGtatcttttttttccaaaataatTGTTTCAAGCTGTGGAAAACTTTGAGTAACAGATGGAATTGAAAACGCAATTTTCTCATTGCATGTTTTCAGTTAAAGTAAGGGTATTGCAAATACCGGTAGATTATTTCTGTAGAAAAGGGAATTCGGTGTGACTTTAACTGTTTTTCGTGTTTTTCAGAACCTAGTTTCTGGCATACCATTGGTCAATTTACCGGATGTCTGCACAAATCAGCCTCTTCACAGAAAGGCATTTTGTGCAGCACATTGTAACTTTTGTGAGCAACAGAATCCACCTATTCCGACTGGTCGTCGAGAGTTTGTCAAATATTCTGGTAAGCATTAATTTTTTAGTCACATAGGTTCAATAATTGGTTTGTTTTCAATCTCTAACttgttattttttcaggaGGTGGAAAGGCTGAGGAAGAATGCGAagatgaattgaataataccCATATCAATATGGACCATACCCATGCAAGATCATTTGTTGATGGCATATGTATGTATTTGGGTGGAGTGTTCTGCTTAATGTACTCTTATTAAATGGTTGTTTGTATAACCTTTCATTTCACTTTTAAGCTGTGGGGAAAGATCTCCTTCAACATGGTGATGCTGTAGCAAATATTATGGAAAATTGTAAAGAACTCCCCAAGTCAGGTTGTTCTAAAGATCTTGGAGAAAAAGAAACTCTTCGGAAAATGTCTCGAGGACACCAATTTATCGTTCGTGCTGGAGGCCACATATATTCCTGGTCTCCATTGTATAAGTAAGTAGAATGGTCATAGGCTTCATTACTCGCtcttttatcatattcatctcAAACGTTCCTTCTTCCATAGGTCTGAATCGACAGGACAAGTCTTCCTAATTTTATTGTCATGGCTTTATGTCATTTTGAAAGATCGACCGATTAAAGAGTGGTCTGATGTTTGGTTGGCGTATGACAACATGTGTCAATTAGATAAAATGAATGCGGCAAAGCTTCATCACGATaggtaaaacacaatatccgtgttgacgcgatgaggagagaatcccacaatgataataaaaagtccgaaaatgaaactttgagatagtagtttattcaacgtttcgactatatcctaatagtcatcttcaggaataatgagatactacagaaattatgagatatatatacaatccagagacaaagagactaattcaagtaatcagagatgatacaaactaaaggaaaattaacgtagaaacagttacacgctaaaatagattaaagggaagcaaactaaggggtgattataaacaacaatagtgagtataaatataaatgaaacttaaagtcagtagtaaaaagaagacaaactaaggggcacttaaattaaaacaaaggtgaatacaagttaagtcagagacgaaattgatgagagaacaaataacaaataatcaaaggggaaatcaagtgttgagtttaaccagtttacagaggaattttgatataagtttattatggggtgaaaaaccattattaaggtttacaacgttgttcgaattttcaataattaatgcagattccaaaatatgtcttctagttttatcgctgcaagggtaaactaattcagcattagcaaaatcaaaattgtgtgaagtctgaaaaacatgactagcaactccgctttcaggtttaaagttttttacatctaatttatgctcttttatgcgttgattaagattccgacctgtttctcctatatatactttgtcgcaaactttacaaggtattttataaattccacagtttagggattcggttttcggtttgttgttaatcaatatgttactaagtttattattgtatttaaagatgagttgtttatttagtgaccgaagagaaactttagaattctcgaggaaaggtacatacggtacaatgataggctgtttatcggtagccaacgtaggagttctaaggttgttatttctaaaatgcgtagtacgagctttaagtagagcttttttcaataggaaatcggggtaggcaagttttttgagagattggttaatatggtgaatttcatcgggtagaaatgaggggtcgcaaattctcaaagcgcgaagaaataatccttgagctaaaccgagtttaatatccggagaagtaaaagagaagtaatggaggtaggattcagcgttggtaggtttcctataaaccgcgaatttcaaaaaggatccacagttaaaaatcaaaacatccagaaaaggtattttactattagattcccattcatacgtaaaagccagagacgggtaaagggagtttaaatatataagaaagttatcaacattgaagtcaaagggaaccaaagccagaacatcgtcaacatatctgagccagattttagggtgaatatcagtgtaaagaggcaatatttcagattcaacatgttctaggaataaattagctagaataggaCTTAGAGGATTTCCCATAGCGATACCGAATGTCTGTTCGtaaaaacaattgttgaattcaaaaaaggagTCCGTCGTACAAATAGAGATAAGGTCGATGATACAATCCGTAGGAATGCCGAAGTTAATGTTAAGTGATGGTAATCTGCGTTTTAAGAAATCAAGAGTAGGTCCAAGAGGAACATTGGTAAAAAGGGAAGTAAcatcaaatgatataaatttgtCGTTGCCAGGgataatattcttaatacGTTCAAGTAAGTGTTGATTATGGCGAAGGTGCGACGGAGAGAACGAACCGAGCACCGGAGATAACTGTTTCGCGAGAAATTTAGATAACCGGTATGTAGGAGAATTACAATTGGAGACTATAGGGCGCAGTGGAACattatctttatgaattttaggcaatcCATAGATATATGGTAAAGAGGGAAGACGTGAATGGAACTTATTCAGAGTTTCTTTAGCGGAGGGGAAACGTTTAATAATATCCGAAAGACTTCTGTTGAAATTAGCTTGCATACGAGGAAGAGGATTCGATTTAAGTTTCTTATAAACACCAGGATTATCCAAGAGAGATTGCAttttaacattataattatccaGATCTAAAATCACAATCTTGCCACCTTTATCAgccttagatattttaatagtCTTTAACTTCCGTAGTTCTTGGAGGGCGAGCCGAAATCGACGGGGTAGATATTCAAAGAGGTTCCTGTTGAGTTGATCGCAAACAGCCTGTagattcatgaatataaagtTATAGTCCAAACTGTTCGGAGATGATTTGCGATATTCCAATTGGGTGACAAAGTCTAAAACATGTTTATCTTGATGAGgaagagaaaaattcaaaccgtAGCCGAGAAGTTGACACTGAGTAGAAGATAACGTGGTTGAAGACAAATTTACTATGTTTTCGGTGTTGCTAAATCTAGTCCAAGGGCTGGAATCAATGAGTTTATTCAGTTGGTTGGTAAGATCCACGGACTTTCTgtgctgatgatattttccagaGCCTTGAACAATAGTGGAGAGCGATTTCCAGAGGAATAGGTCCGGTACGTGTGacttcaaataattttgagaTTGACGGAATTTGTAGAACTGATAGTTACAGTCTTCCTTAGCACGATCTATAGCGAATTTGAGTTGCTTGTTAGCTTCGGGTGGAAACGCAGAGCTGGAGTCGTATTTCCAAATCCAAGAACGTGATCGCGGAACCACTTTTTCGGCATAACACTCCTGAAGGAACTTGACTTTACTTTTAGCAGTCCTGGATTTGATATAGCATTTCTCATAATTTCGGAAGCTAGCGACGAGGTACGGGAACGTGAAGAAGAAGAATTTTAATACGATATTTCGATCCGTGGGTAGCATGATCACGATaggtaaaacacaatatccgtgttgacgcgatgaggagagaatcccacaatgataataaaaagtccgaaaatgaaactttgagatagtagtttattcaacgtttcgactatatcctaatagtcatcttcaggaataatgagatactacagaaattatgagatatatatacaatccagagacaaagagactaattcaagtaatcagagatgatacaaactaaaggaaaattaacgtagaaacagttacacgctaaaatagattaaagggaagcaaactaaggggtgattataaacaacaatagtgagtataaatataaatgaaacttaaagtcagtagtaaaaagaagacaaactaaggggcacttaaattaaaacaaaggtgaatacaagttaagtcagagacgaaattgatgagagaacaaataacaaataatcaaaggggaaatcaagtgttgagtttaaccagtttacagaggaattttgatataagtttattatggggtgaaaaaccattattaaggtttacaacgttgttcgaattttcaataattaatgcagattccaaaatatgtcttctagttttatcgctgcaagggtaaactaattcagcattagcaaaatcaaaattgtgtgaagtctgaaaaacatgactagcaactccgctttcaggtttaaagttttttacatctaatttatgctcttttatgcgttgattaagattccgacctgtttctcctatatatactttgtcgcaaactttacaaggtattttataaattccacagtttagggattcggttttcggtttgttgttaatcaatatgttactaagtttattattgtatttaaagatgagttgtttatttagtgaccgaagagaaactttagaattctcgaggaaaggtacatacggtacaatgataggctgtttatcggtagccaacgtaggagttctaaggttgttatttctaaaatgcgtagtacgagctttaagtagagcttttttcaataggaaatcggggtaggcaagttttttgagagattggttaatatggtgaatttcatcgggtagaaatgaggggtcgcaaattctcaaagcgcgaagaaataatccttgagctaaaccgagtttaatatccggagaagtaaaagagaagtaatggaggtaggattcagcgttggtaggtttcctataaaccgcgaatttcaaaaaggatccacagttaaaaatcaaaacatccagaaaaggtattttactattagattcccattcatacgtaaaagccagagacgggtaaagggagtttaaatatataagaaagttatcaacattgaagtcaaagggaaccaaagccagaacatcgtcaacatatctgagccagattttagggtgaatatcagtgtaaagaggcaatatttcagattcaacatgttctaggaataaattagctagaataggaCTTAGAGGATTTCCCATAGCGATACCGAATGTCTGTTCGtaaa from Tubulanus polymorphus chromosome 12, tnTubPoly1.2, whole genome shotgun sequence includes:
- the LOC141913833 gene encoding uncharacterized protein LOC141913833 is translated as MLPTDRNIVLKFFFFTFPYLVASFRNYEKCYIKSRTAKSKVKFLQECYAEKVVPRSRSWIWKYDSSSAFPPEANKQLKFAIDRAKEDCNYQFYKFRQSQNYLKSHVPDLFLWKSLSTIVQGSGKYHQHRKSVDLTNQLNKLIDSSPWTRFSNTENIVNLSSTTLSSTQCQLLGYGLNFSLPHQDKHVLDFVTQLEYRKSSPNSLDYNFIFMNLQAVCDQLNRNLFEYLPRRFRLALQELRKLKTIKISKADKGGKIVILDLDNYNVKMQSLLDNPGVYKKLKSNPLPRMQANFNRSLSDIIKRFPSAKETLNKFHSRLPSLPYIYGLPKIHKDNVPLRPIVSNFISGARFVLSVAPSP